The genome window ggttcctcaacatattgctgTAGATAACTGTCCCTAACGCACTCCAGAAACTTGCCCTCCACAGCATCAGTGTCCATTAAGTTTACCCAgtctatatgcagattgaagtcacccgtTAATGTTTTACCCATGCTACATCCTTCTCTAATCTCCGATTAATACCTTGTACCACACAACCCGtactgtttggtggcctataaCAGCTCTTACCAATGTTTCCTGCCCCATGCTGTTCTTGTCTCCACCCAAACATATTCCACGTTTTGTATTCCTGATCTGAGATCCACCCTTACTAATGTTATGATGCTGTCCCTTATTATCTGAGCAACGCCACctgcttttcctttttgcctgcatcatcagcaaactaagTGGGCATACCTTTGGTACTGTCATCAAaggcattgatataaattgtaaaacgttgaggctccagcactgatccctgtgacacatcaCTCATTAcgtcttgccaaccagaaaatggccTATTTGTGCCTCCTCTCGGTTTTCTGGCAGCTGGCTAATCTTTCACTGTGAAAGACAATTCTGGGATTCAAGGCTGCCTGACTGTGAAAAGAACGCAAGTAAATCCTGGGGAATGACTCATTACTTCGGACTGGTTCTGAGATAATTTAGTTTCTACTTGCAGGGCAAAGTAACTATAATCGTGCAGTTCGAATTTAGATTGCGTAActgtggtatggtagcacagtggttagcactggtgcttcacagtgccagggcgccaggttcaattcccacttgagcCACTGTTgtacagtctgcatgttctccctgtgtctgtgtgggtttcctccggatgctccggtttcctcccacaagtcccgaaaggtgtgcttgttagatgaatttggcatccggaattctccctctgtgtactcaaacaggtgccggactgtggcaactaggggcttttcacagtatcttcattgcagtgttaatgtcagcctacttgtgacgataataaagattattattattaaaaaagagCAAAGTTCTATGTGTAGGTTAATGTACCTTTTAGTTTGTTGCATTAAAAGTCATAACACGTGAAGTCCCGCCGTGTGATTctttaatttgttgactgggaattcaattttttttaaataatttgctgACCTTTATGGAGGTCCTAATCCACAAATTCTGACTTCCCTCGTGCACCTGTCTGTCTCTATTGTTCGTGTCACTGACAgccaggtgatggagctgagggctgaatttagctgagagTAAAGGAGCCTGTGCACGAATAGAGACAGGAAGGGCTGGAGGCCTGACTGGGAAATGGATCTCCAACtaatcaggggtgggggggtttcggCGACCACAGTTTACATATAGAAAAATCCCGGAGTTCCCCTCAGGGAAGTGTGTGTAAAGGCCACAATGTTACAGAAATTCAGGTAAACAGGTTACAAGGGGAAAGAATATAATGGAAATGTTTGCACCGAGCACTAGAAAACTCTAAGGCTACAAAAGGAAGAACCTTATTGATTGTCATGATGGGGAATGTAGACAGAGGGAGGCAACACAGAGAAGATCTGAATAACTTTAATAAACTTTATTCAACAGTAATGACACTTACACACATTAAAACAAAGGACCTACAATACAAACAGATTCTCAGAGGTCAGACTGAGGATAAGATTGGACATGAAGAGATAAATAATCCGAAAGGACAGACAATGTATATTCTCAACACTGAGCCAGAGGGTCAGGAGATGGACTAAATACAAAGACATTCTTAAGTTTTTAAGAGAGGAGATATTCAGTTCTAAACCATGAGAAAAGTAGTGGTAATATCACACAGACTGACTAAAGAGCATGACATCATTTACCAAATGAATTAATGGGTTCATGTGTTCCACTTTGATAAATAAATAACCAGAGTGTGTTGACAAGTTAAGAACACGTACTAAAGCCAAAAAGGATCGATACACAAAAGCTCGGTGTTCCTGAGCAGATTGATCAGATTAGAATAACGTGCTCACTGATCTTTCTGATGAGACCTCCCGTCAGTATCCAGTAATCTCACGGTCTCTGTCTGGAATGGGTTATGtgatagaaataaaaacattgaaccaATGTCTCATTGTTTCTTAGTTTCCGAGCTCGTATTAAGTGTTATGGATAATTCGGTAAAAACACATGGTATATTTAGATTTTCGggagcaacactgtaaccatttgaaatgaaatccaGGATCTCTGATCAATATGAATTCCATTATCAGAAACTGTGTTTCcaggcagcacacacacaccctctgtgCAGTGTGAACTCACTGAGGAGTCAAAGGTTtaaatgactgagtgaatctcttcccactcaGATCAGATGAACAGTCTCAGCCCAGTGTGAACTTTCATCAGGTCAGTTGAAACATTTCCACACATAAAGTGAATGACTGTCGAACAGCAAACtgtgtgactgagtgaatccctacacacacacacagggcaagtGAATGACTGTCGAACAGCAAACTGTGTgaatcccaacacacacacacagggcaagtgaatgactgtcgaacagcagactgtgtgactgagaGAATccctacacacacagacagggcaagtgaatgactgtccaacagcagactgagtgaatccctacacacacacacagggcacgtgaatgactgtccaacagcagactgtgtgactgagtgaatccctataCACACGCAGGGCAAGTGAATGACTGTCGAacagcagactgtgtgactgagtgaatcccgacacacacacacacggcaagTGAATGACTGTCGAAGAGCAgactgactgagtgaatccctacacacacacacagggcaagtGAATTACTGTCCAacagcagactgtgtgactgagtgaatccctataCACACAGCAAGCGAATGACTGTCCAACAGCAGACTGTGACAGTGaatccctgcacacacacacagacacacacacacacggcaagtgaatgactgtccaacagcagactgtgtgactgtgataatccctacacacacagacacatagagcAGATggttggcctctccccagtatgaatacACTGGTGTCTCAGAAGGATGTATGTCTAATTGACTCtcctcccacactcggagcatggGATGGCCTCTTCCCAGAGTGAGTGCAATGGTGAACTGTGAGGTGAGATGTTTGCCTgaatccagtcccacagtgagagcgcCTGAACTCACTCACATCCGTGAACACGTCAATGGGAGATAAAGTTCCTCGGAAAGTTTacagcacttcccgcagtctggacatttaataggtcactcatcagtgtgaactgccTGATGTCTCACCAGGTTGGACAAGTGAACTAATCCCATCCTACActtggaacaggtgaatggcatctccccagtgtgaagtcgctggtggatCAGCAGGTAGGATGAATGAGTGAATTGTTTTCCACACATAGAACaactgaatggtttctccccagtgtgaactcgctggtgtatccgcaGTTGGGATGACTGACTAAATCTTTTctcacattcagagcaggtgaatggactcTTGGCAGTGTGACTGTGATGTACAGTGGGGTCAGATGAACGCCTAAATCTActgtcacagtgagagcacttgaACCGTATCTCagcagtgtgaacaagttggtgggATATCAGGgctccagtgggcagcacggtagcataatggctaccactatggcttcacagcaccaggatcccaggttcgattcccagcttgggtcactgtctgtgcggagtctgcacgttctccccatgtctgcgtgggtttcctccgggtgctccggtttccgcccacaagtcctattaggtactttggacagtctgaattctccctcattatacccgaccaggcgctggaatgtagcgactacgggcttttcacagtaacttcattgcagtgttaatgtaagcccacttgtgacaataaaggttatttaaaaCTTGCCACAATCTGGACATTTAAAAGATCTCATCAAGTGTGAACCttctggtgtgtcagcaagtgtgatgaacaagtgaatcccttcccacactcacagcaggtgaacggcctctctcagtGTGAGTgccctgatgtacagtgaggtcagatgatcgTTTGAACCCAGTCCCAATGggagagcagctgaatggtccttcatcagtgtgaatacgttgatgggACTTCAGTTCCCAGGAGCTTCGACAGTACTTCTCACAGTCCAGGCATttaacggtctctcatcagtgtgaatccgctggtgtctcagcaggttggatgactgagtgaatcctttcccacaatgagggcaggtgaatggcttctctctggtgtgaattctctggtgaaCCAGCATAGCTGATGCACAagtgaaccccttcccacacttggagcaagtgaatggcttctccccagtgtgaatccgtTGGTGTGTCCGCAGTTGGGATGGGGTAATAAATCCTTTCATACAgttagagcaggtgaatggtctctccccggtgtgaactcgctggtgttgagTGAGGTTAAatgatcgcctgaacccagtcccacagtgagagcatctgaacggtttctcgtcagtgtgaacacgttgatgggacttgagatccccagaacttttatagcacttcccgcagtctgggcaTTGGAACGGCCTCTCATCTgtgtgaatccgctggtgtctcagcaggttggatgactgaatgaatcctttcccacactgagagcaggtgaacggtctctccccagtgtgactgcgctgatgTTTTAACAGGTCAGATGATTgtctgaatcctcgtccacacacagaacacgtgaacggtttctcctcactgtgaacggtgcttttctcttccatgttcaaaatctgatGATATTCAGGTGATGATAAATTGGCGACTTTTCCAATGTCCTGTcaaactgatttaaaacagaaaaaagggagtgaaagagaacccacataaacacaaagagagagagcgacGTGGAGCAGCAGGGTTGAAGGGGATGAAGTTTATACAGCTACAACTCGACAAAAGTCTGCCAACCATCAACATGAACCACCCAAAAGGACTGGGATAGCAGgtatatattaataataataatcttccatATTGAACATCGTCATCTTGTGTTTCCCCTCCAGGTAACATACCGTCCTGACTAATCAGATATCCAGTACTGgataagcagaaatttcctctctcAATTTAATTATTGACAAGACTGAAGCCTTGTCTTCAGTCCCAGCTATAaactccactccctcaccagtggctccatccctctccctgggaacTGTCTGAATCAGACGGTTCACAACCTCAGTGTCACCTAAATATGGGTTTCCAACCACATCATAACCAAAACCGTTTATTTCCACCTCAGTGctcgtctctctctcgctgtgtaatctcctctctgcccttgactcgctctctctctctcttatctccCCCCTGCTCATCTTTCTCTTGTTAGTgaaagggcagggaagtggaagAAGCTaatttgctctttcagagagctagcACAGGAAAGGCAGGCTGAATGGCCCCGGCCCCTGTCTGTATTGTAATCACTCAATGATTCAATGAAACAAGACTTACACTGGAGGCGATGGACCAGATTCTTCCTCCGGACCCACCCTGCTACAAACTGGCTCTTAATTGGTCTGTCTGTGTTTCCATGAGCGACGCTTGCAAtaaaaaaatcaaaatactgcagttgctggaaagctgaaataaaaagtggaaatgctggaaaacactCAGCAGGATCTGTGGGGAGGGAAACAGATTTCACATTTTCACTTTGTGCAGAATGAACTGCAGGGAACAAAAATGGTCAATATAAGCTCAGAAGTGGAAGAGAAATGCATTATGCCACAGGAAAAGCAATTCCTGACTCTGAAAGGTGCAGTGAGATGGTCGGGGGATGAGCAGTGATGGAAAcctcatgaaaaatgaaaatgaaaatcgcttattgtcacgagtaggcttcaatgaagttactgtgaaaagcccctagtcgccacattccggcgcctgtccggggaggctggtacgggaatcgaaccgtgctgttggcctgcttggtctgctttaaaagccagcgatttagctgagtgagctaaaccagcccctagctaaaccagcccctggtttagacATTTAGACATGGTCGATGGAAGTaacaataacatttaaaaaaaattaatgtccaggatgctggttaggccagcatttattgtccatccttagatgcccttcagaaggtggtgctgagttgccttcttgaactgctgcagtcctgggCGTGTAGGTACatgcactgtgctgttagggagggagttccaggatgttgccccagcgacaggaggagcggcgatatattcccagctcagggcggtgagtgacttggagggaagcctccaggtggtggggttcccaggtatctgctgctcttgtccttctagatggtagtggtcatgggtttggaatgtgttgtctaaggaaccttggtgagttactgcagtgcatcttgtagatggtacacacggctgccactgttagtcggtgctggagggttttaatgtttgtggaaggggggcaatcaagcgggctgctttgtcctggatggtgttgagcttctttagtgttgttagaactgcactcatgcaggcaagtggagagtattccattacagtcctgacttgtgccttacagatgatggacaggctttgaggggagtcaggtggtgaattactcgccgcaggattcctggcctttgacctggCAGCCACATTatgaatgtggctagtccagttcagtttctgatcaatggaaccatgctaaatatatttaaaatatgtTAAAACTCATTCATTACTGGAGACAGAGAACAATGGTGGAAGGTGATTCGGGAGAGCAGGGGTAAAGCAGATGGAGATGGATTCAGGCCCAGAGTAAATAACAGACCCACAAATCTTTGGAGGCGTGGGGCACGATGtcccaggagggagagagagatccagagagcagaATTCACTTCTTTTCCTTGACTTCTCTATTTATCATCTGGGTCCCTGCAAATCAGGGAAATGGACGGTCAAATTCCCAAGatcaaagactaatccagtttgatggacaggttttctccattctgaacaatggggaacaacctCCTCCCAGTCATTCAAAATGTTGCCCTTACACAGATGGCGGCCGGACATGCACCTTGCTGCATCTTGCCCACCAGAAAGATTGAGGCTCCAGTCGTCGGCTAAACGGCCTTCAAGACACAGGACAACAAGGGCAGCAtgacaagcagttagcactgggactgcagcgctgaggaccaggttcaaatcatggccctgggtcactgtccttgtggagtttgcacattctccccgtgtctacatgggtttcagcccacaacccaaagatgtgcaggttaggtggattggccaggctaaattgccccttaattgg of Scyliorhinus canicula unplaced genomic scaffold, sScyCan1.1, whole genome shotgun sequence contains these proteins:
- the LOC119959562 gene encoding zinc finger protein 239-like, which encodes MEEKSTVHSEEKPFTCSVCGRGFRQSSDLLKHQRSHTGERPFTCSQCGKGFIQSSNLLRHQRIHTDERPFQCPDCGKCYKSSGDLKSHQRVHTDEKPFRCSHCGTGFRRSFNLTQHQRVHTGERPFTCSNCMKGFITPSQLRTHQRIHTGEKPFTCSKCGKGFTCASAMLVHQRIHTREKPFTCPHCGKGFTQSSNLLRHQRIHTDERPLNAWTVRSTVEAPGN